One window of the Bos indicus isolate NIAB-ARS_2022 breed Sahiwal x Tharparkar chromosome 15, NIAB-ARS_B.indTharparkar_mat_pri_1.0, whole genome shotgun sequence genome contains the following:
- the LOC109568943 gene encoding olfactory receptor 51L1-like gives METANSSNILASTFYLTGIPGYEEFHHWISIPFCLLYLVGIMGNCTILHIVRTDPRLHEPMYYFLAMLSLTDMGMSLPTMISLFRVLWSISREIQFNTCVVQMFFIHTFSFTESSVLLAMALDRYVAICHPLRYATILTPTLITKIGIAALLRSALPVIPNVAQLAFFPFCHSHTLSHSYCLHQDVICLACADTKFNVIYGLVRITLLWGMDSLGIFVSYVFILHSVLKISSQEGRFKALNTCASHICAVLILYVPMMGLSIVHRFAKHSSPLIHIFMAHIYLLVPPVLNPIIYSVRTKQIRQGILHLLSPLKLSSSLM, from the coding sequence ATGGAAACTGCAAACTCCAGCAATATCCTGGCCTCTACTTTCTATCTCACAGGTATCCCTGGATATGAGGAATTTCACCACTGGATTTCCATCCCATTCTGTCTCCTCTACCTTGTTGGAATCATGGGTAACTGCACTATCCTACATATTGTCCGGACAGACCCCAGGCTCCATGAGCCCATGTACTACTTCTTGGCCATGCTTTCTCTCACTGACATGGGCATGTCCTTGCCCACAATGATATCGCTCTTCAGGGTGCTGTGGTCCATATCCAGGGAGATCCAGTTCAACACTTGTGTAGTCCAAATGTTTTTCATTCACACTTTCTCCTTCACTGAATCATCTGTGCTCTTGGCCATGGCCCTTGACCggtatgtggccatctgccacccacTAAGATATGCCACCATTCTCACTCCTACACTTATCACTAAAATTGGAATTGCAGCCCTGCTTAGAAGTGCCCTTCCTGTGATTCCAAATGTGGCCCAGCTGGCCTTCTTTCCCTTCTGCCATTCTCACACACTTTCTCATTCTTACTGTCTGCACCAGGACGTGATCTGCCTTGCTTGTGCTGACACTAAGTTTAATGTTATTTATGGGTTAGTTCGGATCACTTTGCTGTGGGGAATGGACTCTCTGGGTATTTTTGTGTCTTATGTTTTCATCCTTCACTCAGTGTTAAAAATTTCATCTCAGGAGGGGAGGTTTAAGGCCCTCAACACATGTGCATCCCACATCTGTGCTGTACTTATTCTTTATGTGCCTATGATGGGGCTCTCTATTGTCCATCGTTTTGCCAAACACTCATCCCCTCTCATCCACATCTTCATGGCTCATATCTACCTGCTAGTTCCACCTGTGCTCAACCCAATTATCTATAGTGTGAGGACAAAGCAGATCCGCCAAGGAATTCTCCACCTGCTTTCCCCCCTAAAACTCAGTTCTTCTCTGATGTAG
- the LOC109568966 gene encoding olfactory receptor 51L1-like, with protein sequence METANSSNILSSTFYLTGIPGYEEFHHWISIPFCLLYLLGIVGNSTILHIVWTDPRLHEPMYYFLAMLSLTDMGMSLHTMISLFRVLWSISREIQFNTCVVQMFFIHTFSFTESSVLLAMALDRYVAICHPLQYATILTPTLITKIGIAALLRSALPVIPNVARLAFFPFCHSHTLSHSYCLHQDVICLSCADTKFNVIYGLVRITLLWGMDSLGIFVSYVFILHSVLKISSQEGRFKALNTCASHICAVLILYVPMIGLSIAHRFAKHSSLLIHIFMAHIYLLVPPVLNPVIYSVKTKQIRQGVLCLLFPLKISSSVM encoded by the coding sequence ATGGAAACTGCAAATTCTAGTAACATCCTGTCCTCCACCTTCTATCTCACAGGTATCCCTGGATATGAGGAATTTCACCACTGGATTTCCATCCCATTCTGTCTCCTCTACCTTCTTGGAATCGTGGGCAACTCCACTATCCTACATATTGTCTGGACAGACCCCAGACTCCATGAGCCCATGTACTACTTCTTGGCCATGCTTTCTCTCACTGACATGGGCATGTCCTTGCACACAATGATATCGCTCTTCAGGGTGCTGTGGTCCATATCCAGGGAGATCCAGTTCAACACTTGTGTAGTCCAAATGTTTTTCATTCACACTTTCTCCTTCACTGAATCATCTGTGCTCTTGGCCATGGCCCTTGACCGatatgtggccatctgccacccacTGCAATATGCTACCATTCTCACTCCTACACTTATCACTAAAATTGGAATTGCAGCCCTGCTTAGAAGTGCCCTTCCTGTGATTCCAAATGTGGCCCGGCTGGCCTTCTTTCCCTTCTGCCATTCTCACACACTTTCTCATTCTTACTGTCTGCACCAGGATGTGATCTGCCTTTCTTGTGCTGACACTAAGTTTAATGTTATTTATGGGTTAGTTCGGATCACTTTGCTGTGGGGAATGGACTCTCTGGGTATTTTTGTGTCTTATGTTTTCATCCTTCACTCAGTGTTAAAAATTTCATCTCAGGAGGGGAGGTTTAAGGCCCTCAACACATGTGCATCCCACATCTGTGCTGTACTTATTCTTTATGTGCCTATGATTGGGCTCTCTATTGCCCATCGTTTTGCCAAACATTCATCCCTTCTCATCCACATCTTCATGGCTCATATCTACCTGCTAGTTCCACCTGTGCTCAACCCAGTCATCTATAGTGTGAAGACAAAGCAGATCCGCCAAGGAGTTCTGTGCCTTCTTTTCCCCCTAAAAATCAGTTCTTCTGTGATGTAG